A segment of the Deltaproteobacteria bacterium genome:
ATCCGACTTTTTAAAGAAGCAAAAGCTTTTGATTAATATTCGCCACCGGGATATTCGGTTGGGGTAGTATTAACGTTTTGCGTTCGGCGTTCGGCGTTTGGCGAAAAGAACAAAACTGAAAGCCAGGAAGCTAAAGTTTAGATAATAACAATACAGCGATGGGCGAGAGGCAAACAAAGATCCGAAAAAAGCCAGCCTTTAGCCTTCTCCGAGCTGTAGGCGCTCCGGGCCGGTAGCTTGGCCCATTGCCCATAGCTCGGCATGAAGTAAATTTCAGGTTTGGTGGCGCTCCGATTCTTTCGGACCTTGTCCCCCGGACCTTAAACCTTGAACCTTGAATTTATAGAGGCGGCAGGCCAATGATTGGAATTGTGATTGTTACCCATTGTAATCTGGGTCAGGAACTTATTCGATCCGCGGAATTTATTGTAGGGAGTCTTAACCAGGCCCAGGCGGTTTCCTTAAACCCGGAGGATCAGGATGAGGCCTTGCGGGGAAAAATCAACGAGGCTATTGAAAAGGTCAATGCCGGAGAGGGCGTCATTCTTCTCACGGATATGTTTGGTGGAACCCCATCCAATATCAGTCTTTCTTTTTTAGCCGACGGAAAAGTGGAAGTGGTTACCGGCGTGAATCTGCCCATGTTGATCGGTCTGGCTTCCAAAAGGGAAGGCAAATCCTTGAACCAGGTCGCCCGGGAAATCAAGGATTATGGTCTCCGAAGTATTGCTTTAGCAGGGGAAATATTAAAAAAGGAGATCAAATAAAGGATTCAACCTTGCTCCTTATTCCCGCTCAGGTGGTCGACCTGCCTGAATTATTGATCATAGAATCGGCTTCTTTTATTCAACCCTGGTCAAAAGCCATTTTTCATTTTGAATTAAGCAAGTCGCCTTCCACGATTTATGTGGCTCGAAGGGGCTCCGGAACACCGGTCTTAGGGTACATTTGTTTCTGGGAGGTGGCCGACGAGTTCCAGATGCTCAATCTGGCTGTTCATCCGGATCACCGACGTCAAGGATTGGGCCGTACCCTCTTGACCTTTCTCCTGAAAAAAGCTGAAGGGAAAAAGACCTCAAGAGTGTTTCTCGAGGTCCGGCCCTCCAATCTGACTGCCCTGGCCCTGTATCGCTCCGTGGGGTTTAGAATACT
Coding sequences within it:
- a CDS encoding PTS sugar transporter subunit IIA → MIGIVIVTHCNLGQELIRSAEFIVGSLNQAQAVSLNPEDQDEALRGKINEAIEKVNAGEGVILLTDMFGGTPSNISLSFLADGKVEVVTGVNLPMLIGLASKREGKSLNQVAREIKDYGLRSIALAGEILKKEIK
- the rimI gene encoding ribosomal protein S18-alanine N-acetyltransferase, translating into MLLIPAQVVDLPELLIIESASFIQPWSKAIFHFELSKSPSTIYVARRGSGTPVLGYICFWEVADEFQMLNLAVHPDHRRQGLGRTLLTFLLKKAEGKKTSRVFLEVRPSNLTALALYRSVGFRILYRRPGYYPPEGEEALVMEWAR